A window of Neisseria canis contains these coding sequences:
- the vgrG gene encoding type VI secretion system tip protein VgrG yields the protein MRTQAYHLDFSRFSPELSVSRFDATETVNRPYRIEVWFSSPDADLPLSSYINQQLRFSVLPEAGTLANLNPMYAPEPLKLWNGIVTSCEKLSVSNDETLYRLIMAPRLAALAHHRASRLFQNQSVPDIIAAVLKHRGFSGVDFRFNQSRSYGVREYVTQYQESDLDFICRLCEEEGIWFVFEQSGQHRDVVVFGDAPAHYLRDKVPPYPFRPHAGLESASEEAVFDLRVKHNPIVQSVRVGDYNYRDADTDLAHQEFNRADDASVLLGSDSFWGLHQKSPDEAALQTGLLQQLNLCRRIEADGSGNVTALCPGKVFQTSPAFHEAPDGWLVLSVSHRGSRDQAYSHTFTSIPADSIFRPERITPLPKIQGSLPARVTSPGNYTYAYIDEMGRYRVKLPFDLDEWSPGGESRPIRLAKPYAGPDYGQHFPLHEGTEVMLSFVQGNPDRPYISGVMHDSSHPDHVPADWNTRNVIRTWANNKLRMEDKQGQEHIKLATEYGKTQLNLGHIVDSQRQKRGDNGEGFELRTDSWGAVRAGKGLFISTDAQNQASGQVLDMSETVKRLEEALSLAKQLDDAAKNAKNDATESQAQKNQLQSSLKDLQHAGIIHSAPGGIATSTPQSQLHTAGSHIHWVSGGDGNISAGKNFTAHAREGLNLFAQSKGAKLQANQGAVTIQAQNDRMQVNALKDLELSSSSTKVTVAGKQEVMITGGGGSYIQLKDGEIVLGSPKIVRVKAPAMPVGGGDSFNFNGFPLTDKICIPCKIAELTGKPVNPVSGIKVLPDETDFAFDGLVPFVWSRSYFSDVAESGWLGQGWITALSAKLERIGGRFSYTDTQGRNFNLPELSESDGQMLFEAEQIVFERIGNGSYQISSLDGSSKLHFAPLHLNGHDRSGSGNGVYPLIRVSDRFGNGYRIVYDDHGLPAYVTDSLQRTIRFHFTDLRPADTEHSPVYRLTHVALQQGTQPDDAADEMLVVYRYDDNGNLSEVYDGRGRLRRRFGYTGSVMTQHQNTAGLTAYYEYDRYDSDGKVLRSYTDAGEEWRFIYAPGHTEITDALGRTEHLYFDHHNEVVKKVFADGSSILTERDALGRPVKVTDEMGRETRYRYNEQGLLAMIGGEGGQNQHIRYNRQLRPVEITRPHGHKTLLEYDAQGRLVKQSDGKGHATAYRYNNYGQPVQITDAKNNGYFFDYDDNHRLSSTTDCSGKQTRYQYDGKGRVTTITDAAGGTTAYRYDADGRLEHTTYPDGSSEHYHYDEAGRLKAHTDAAGNRTEYAYNSDNQPTEHTNALGDTFRYRYDAARRLTELINENGDSYRFAYDERDRLTAETGFDGRATEYTYNPAGELVQENRYGQTHRFGNHRRELLQTTVYHRDRLGRITQKDSHCAGSSQSRSSRYYYDKLNRLTRAFNDHSEIRLSYDTDGLLTKERFRPLSEPIRLDILQPHNSEGEKVTEYRYDILGNRTQTILPTGETLNYLYYGSGHLHHINLDGDTITDIERDDLHRPVSRSAGKLHTRLISDPLGRLKEQLVQLEAPGGKATEPKGLIKRRYHYDTNGNLVQTEDRHHGNKDYAYDPLGRITRAGDERFAFDPAHNISGDGVKVAGNRLTDYNGIHYVYDPLGNLSERHNDATGESQYYRYDADNQLTEARIEQTGRPSEHWHYRYDALGRRVSKQNARNQTETRFLWEGSRLLQEYSDKATYTYVYTEQGSYEPLAQIVQTANRDGSKADRQILYYHNDQIGIPREMTDAEGNIVWRGEYGGWGKLNNAENANLKEDVHQPFRLQNQYADKETGLHYNFFRYYDPHCGRFTQQDPIKLAGGESLYAYAPNVQKWMDFSGLQPFDLQAFGISDRAASNMYNQGMNELAKKLNAQAQTYSEYTTGLDVSGDVTAFGKLSGSGGYLQSQNTKGQTNKCAYVTICAGAGAAGGAKAAFQGVYSTQSTSSGVSFPTCTDATGTILGGWTGSGCVDPNTGSFTGTTGPALGAQVGATVKQCVQATVCAPFR from the coding sequence ATGCGCACCCAAGCCTACCATCTCGACTTCTCCCGATTCTCGCCCGAGCTCTCCGTTTCACGATTCGACGCTACCGAAACCGTCAACCGGCCATACCGGATCGAAGTCTGGTTCTCTTCTCCCGATGCCGATTTACCCCTCTCTTCCTATATCAACCAACAGCTGCGATTCTCCGTCCTCCCCGAAGCCGGAACCCTCGCCAATCTCAACCCGATGTATGCGCCCGAACCGCTCAAACTCTGGAACGGTATCGTCACTTCCTGCGAGAAACTGTCCGTATCCAACGATGAAACGCTCTACCGGCTGATCATGGCGCCGCGACTGGCCGCACTCGCCCACCACCGCGCTTCACGACTGTTTCAAAACCAGTCCGTACCCGACATCATTGCCGCGGTTTTGAAACACCGCGGTTTCTCCGGCGTCGATTTCCGCTTCAACCAAAGCCGTTCTTACGGGGTACGCGAGTATGTCACCCAATACCAGGAAAGCGATCTCGACTTTATCTGCCGCTTATGCGAGGAGGAAGGCATTTGGTTTGTCTTCGAGCAATCCGGGCAGCACAGGGATGTGGTGGTGTTCGGCGATGCCCCCGCCCATTATCTAAGGGATAAGGTGCCGCCCTACCCCTTCCGCCCTCATGCCGGATTGGAGAGCGCCAGCGAGGAGGCGGTATTCGATTTGCGGGTCAAACACAATCCGATTGTGCAATCCGTACGCGTCGGCGACTACAATTACCGTGATGCCGATACCGATTTGGCCCACCAGGAGTTCAACCGGGCCGACGATGCTTCGGTTTTGCTCGGCTCCGACTCCTTTTGGGGGCTGCATCAAAAGTCGCCTGACGAGGCCGCCCTTCAGACAGGCCTGTTGCAGCAGCTCAATCTGTGCCGTCGGATCGAGGCGGACGGCAGCGGCAATGTGACCGCGCTATGCCCCGGTAAGGTGTTTCAAACTTCTCCCGCCTTTCATGAGGCGCCCGACGGCTGGCTGGTGCTGTCCGTCTCTCACCGCGGCAGCCGCGACCAAGCATACAGCCATACTTTCACCTCCATTCCCGCCGACAGCATCTTCCGCCCCGAACGCATCACCCCGTTGCCCAAGATTCAAGGCAGCTTACCGGCACGGGTTACCAGCCCCGGCAACTACACTTATGCCTATATCGACGAGATGGGGCGCTACCGAGTAAAGCTGCCGTTCGACCTCGACGAATGGAGCCCGGGCGGAGAAAGCCGTCCCATCCGCTTAGCCAAACCCTATGCCGGCCCCGACTACGGCCAACACTTTCCGCTGCACGAAGGTACCGAAGTGATGCTGTCGTTCGTGCAGGGTAATCCCGACCGACCCTACATCAGCGGGGTGATGCACGACAGTTCCCACCCCGACCATGTTCCCGCCGATTGGAACACCCGCAACGTCATCCGCACCTGGGCGAACAACAAACTGCGGATGGAAGACAAACAGGGTCAGGAGCACATCAAACTGGCGACCGAATACGGTAAAACCCAGCTCAACCTCGGCCATATCGTCGACAGCCAACGCCAAAAACGCGGCGACAACGGCGAAGGCTTCGAGCTGCGTACCGACAGCTGGGGTGCGGTTAGGGCGGGCAAAGGGTTGTTCATCAGCACCGACGCCCAAAATCAGGCTTCGGGGCAGGTGTTGGATATGTCGGAAACCGTCAAGCGTTTGGAAGAGGCATTATCGCTGGCCAAACAGTTGGACGATGCGGCTAAAAATGCCAAGAACGATGCTACTGAAAGTCAGGCACAGAAGAACCAGCTGCAAAGCAGTTTGAAAGATCTGCAACATGCGGGCATCATCCATTCCGCACCGGGCGGCATCGCCACCTCCACCCCGCAGAGCCAGCTGCACACTGCCGGCAGCCATATCCATTGGGTCAGCGGCGGCGACGGCAATATCAGTGCCGGTAAAAACTTTACTGCTCACGCCCGGGAAGGGCTCAACCTGTTCGCCCAAAGCAAAGGCGCCAAACTCCAGGCCAATCAGGGCGCGGTGACGATACAGGCGCAAAACGACCGTATGCAGGTCAATGCCTTAAAAGATTTGGAACTCTCTTCCAGCAGCACCAAAGTGACGGTGGCGGGCAAGCAGGAAGTGATGATTACCGGCGGCGGGGGCAGCTATATCCAGCTGAAAGACGGCGAAATCGTACTCGGTTCGCCCAAAATCGTGCGGGTTAAAGCACCGGCAATGCCGGTGGGCGGCGGCGACAGTTTCAATTTCAACGGTTTCCCGCTGACCGATAAAATCTGTATTCCCTGTAAGATTGCCGAACTTACCGGCAAACCGGTCAATCCCGTTTCCGGTATCAAAGTGTTGCCCGATGAAACCGATTTCGCCTTTGACGGACTGGTACCTTTCGTTTGGAGCCGCAGTTACTTCTCCGATGTGGCCGAGTCCGGCTGGTTGGGGCAAGGATGGATTACCGCACTCAGCGCCAAACTCGAACGCATCGGCGGCCGCTTCAGCTATACCGATACCCAGGGGCGCAACTTCAATCTGCCCGAACTGTCCGAAAGCGACGGACAAATGCTGTTTGAAGCCGAGCAGATCGTCTTCGAACGCATCGGCAACGGCAGCTATCAAATCAGCAGTCTCGACGGCAGCAGCAAACTGCACTTTGCGCCGCTGCATTTGAACGGCCATGACCGCAGCGGCAGCGGTAACGGTGTTTACCCCCTGATTCGTGTCAGCGACCGCTTCGGTAACGGTTACCGCATTGTGTATGACGACCATGGCTTACCCGCCTATGTGACCGACAGTCTTCAGCGCACCATCCGCTTCCACTTTACCGATCTCCGGCCTGCGGATACGGAACATAGCCCCGTTTACCGTCTGACCCATGTCGCTCTGCAACAAGGTACGCAGCCGGATGATGCGGCAGACGAGATGTTGGTTGTTTACCGCTATGACGACAACGGCAACCTGAGCGAAGTCTATGACGGCCGTGGCCGTCTCCGCCGCCGTTTCGGCTATACCGGCTCGGTGATGACGCAGCATCAAAACACTGCCGGACTGACCGCCTATTACGAATACGACCGTTACGATTCAGACGGCAAAGTGTTGCGCAGTTATACCGATGCCGGCGAAGAATGGCGCTTTATCTACGCACCCGGCCATACCGAGATTACCGACGCCCTCGGCCGCACCGAACACCTGTATTTCGACCACCACAACGAAGTGGTTAAAAAAGTGTTTGCCGACGGCAGCAGTATCCTGACCGAACGCGACGCTTTAGGCCGCCCGGTCAAAGTAACCGACGAGATGGGACGGGAAACCCGCTACCGCTATAACGAACAGGGCTTACTGGCCATGATCGGCGGCGAAGGCGGCCAAAACCAACATATCCGCTATAACCGACAACTCCGGCCGGTCGAAATTACCCGCCCGCACGGCCATAAAACCCTGCTTGAGTACGACGCGCAAGGTCGGTTGGTCAAACAGAGCGACGGCAAAGGCCACGCGACCGCTTACCGCTACAATAACTACGGCCAGCCGGTACAGATTACCGATGCCAAAAACAACGGCTACTTCTTCGACTACGACGACAACCACCGTCTGAGCAGCACCACCGACTGCTCCGGCAAACAGACCCGTTACCAATATGACGGCAAAGGCCGCGTCACTACCATCACCGATGCCGCCGGCGGCACCACCGCCTACCGTTACGACGCCGACGGCCGACTGGAACACACCACTTATCCCGACGGCAGCAGCGAGCATTACCACTATGACGAAGCGGGCCGTCTGAAAGCCCATACCGACGCCGCCGGCAACCGTACCGAATACGCCTACAACAGCGACAACCAACCTACCGAGCACACCAACGCCCTGGGCGATACCTTCCGCTACCGCTACGATGCCGCCCGCCGTCTGACCGAACTCATCAACGAAAACGGCGACAGCTACCGTTTCGCCTACGACGAACGCGACCGTTTAACCGCCGAAACCGGTTTCGACGGCCGGGCCACCGAATACACCTACAACCCCGCCGGCGAACTCGTACAGGAAAACCGCTACGGCCAAACCCACCGCTTCGGCAACCACCGCCGCGAACTGCTGCAAACCACCGTCTACCACCGCGACCGCCTCGGCCGCATTACCCAAAAAGACAGCCATTGTGCCGGCAGCAGCCAAAGCCGGAGCAGCCGTTACTACTACGACAAACTCAACCGGCTCACCCGCGCCTTCAACGACCACAGCGAGATCCGCCTCAGTTACGATACTGACGGCCTGCTGACAAAAGAACGGTTCCGCCCCCTCAGCGAACCCATCCGCCTCGACATTCTGCAACCGCACAACAGCGAAGGCGAAAAAGTCACCGAATACCGTTACGACATCCTCGGCAACCGCACCCAAACCATCCTGCCGACGGGCGAAACCCTCAACTACCTCTACTACGGCAGCGGCCATCTGCACCACATCAACCTCGACGGCGACACCATTACCGATATCGAGCGCGACGACCTGCACCGTCCCGTATCCAGAAGCGCCGGCAAACTGCACACCCGCCTGATTTCAGACCCCTTAGGCCGTCTGAAAGAACAGCTGGTACAACTCGAAGCACCCGGCGGCAAAGCCACCGAGCCGAAAGGCCTGATCAAACGCCGTTACCATTACGATACCAACGGCAATCTGGTTCAAACCGAAGACCGACACCACGGCAATAAAGACTACGCCTACGACCCGCTGGGCAGGATTACCCGAGCCGGCGACGAACGCTTCGCCTTCGACCCCGCCCACAACATCAGCGGCGACGGTGTCAAAGTGGCCGGCAACCGCCTCACCGACTATAACGGCATCCACTATGTTTATGACCCGCTGGGCAATCTGAGCGAACGCCACAACGACGCCACGGGCGAAAGCCAGTATTACCGTTACGATGCCGACAACCAACTGACCGAAGCGCGTATCGAACAGACAGGCAGGCCGTCTGAACACTGGCACTACCGCTACGATGCCTTGGGCAGAAGGGTCAGCAAACAGAACGCCCGCAACCAAACGGAAACCCGTTTCCTATGGGAAGGCAGCCGCCTGTTGCAGGAATACAGCGATAAAGCGACCTATACTTACGTTTATACCGAACAGGGAAGCTACGAACCGTTGGCACAAATCGTTCAGACGGCCAACCGGGACGGCAGCAAAGCCGACAGACAGATTCTGTACTACCACAACGACCAAATCGGCATTCCGCGCGAGATGACGGATGCGGAAGGCAACATTGTTTGGCGCGGAGAATACGGCGGTTGGGGTAAACTGAATAATGCGGAGAATGCGAACCTGAAAGAAGACGTGCATCAGCCGTTCAGGTTGCAAAACCAGTATGCGGATAAAGAGACGGGGCTGCATTACAACTTCTTCCGTTATTACGATCCGCACTGCGGGCGGTTTACGCAGCAGGATCCGATTAAATTAGCTGGGGGAGAGAGTTTGTATGCTTATGCACCCAATGTTCAAAAATGGATGGATTTTTCAGGATTACAACCTTTCGACCTTCAAGCTTTCGGTATTTCTGACAGGGCAGCCTCAAACATGTACAACCAAGGAATGAATGAGCTTGCGAAAAAGCTAAACGCTCAAGCACAAACATATTCTGAATATACAACTGGTTTGGATGTATCAGGAGATGTAACTGCCTTTGGAAAATTGAGCGGATCTGGTGGTTATTTGCAGTCACAGAACACTAAAGGACAAACTAATAAGTGTGCATATGTAACAATATGTGCTGGCGCTGGTGCAGCGGGTGGGGCAAAAGCAGCATTTCAAGGAGTTTATTCAACCCAGTCAACCTCAAGCGGTGTATCTTTCCCTACTTGTACAGATGCGACAGGAACCATTTTAGGTGGCTGGACTGGATCTGGTTGTGTAGACCCCAACACAGGAAGTTTTACAGGAACAACAGGGCCTGCGCTTGGAGCACAAGTGGGTGCAACAGTTAAACAGTGCGTTCAAGCGACGGTATGTGCACCATTCCGATAA